TGCCTGTAGTTGACAGATGGTCTTGCAGGGAAGTAAAACATTTgatcccagaaaaaaagaaacagttatttGAGAGATAGTCCTAGATAAGAGGAGGACATCTTTGCTGTTGCTACCCCAGTCAGAAGATTATTATAAGATTATTTAGAAttagataaaatacatatatCATCAGAAAGAAGGCAACCTGGGTAGTACAgtgcaaagagaaagacagtcctccctgatttcttcaaagAGTCAGGACATACAATGGTTCAGATTGAGGAGGAATCAAGGAAATGCATAGAGAAATCCTAGATTCCATCCAAGgccaactagaaaagaaatgacagtCACCTCTGAGAGAGTTCGAAAAAGGAATGCTAtggaatgctggagaggatggaaagattTCCAGCCTGATTGGATGTCAATGTGGAGGATCCTCCAAAAGCCAAAACTTGGCCCACCGCATGGTTCATATATGcctttccaaagaaagaactcaATATATTAGAGAGGTACTTGCCCTTCAGGGCTGACTGTAGCACCGTTTCAAGAATATAGGGAACCAAGCATGGTGTCCAACAGCATGGCCATGGGTGAAGAAAGTGGGATGTTCGTTGAACGTGAAGTCTTTTCAGCCATagagaaaatgaagttatttTGTTTGCAGTATGTGGATTCAACACAGgctcatgagatggctcagtatataAGAACACTTGCTTTTCTTACAGTATCCGCAGGCTTACTTCAGAACACCTCCTGGACGCTTTCAATCTCTCTTAATTCCAGACCTCAgaggtctgatggcctcttctggcctctgtgggcactccaCACATGTGTTCCACAGGAATTCAGGTAGaggacatacaaacacacaaacacaaaattaagcaTTAATGGGTGATTTCAAAGATGGATACAACTGGAGACAAAGAGTAATCAAATGATGCCCAAGTCAGGAAATTGGTCAACCTTGTCTATTTTCTCTTTATGGTGGATGCTTGATAGTGTGCACATATACTCTTGTATTTCATTTCATGAAATTTCAGGAGGAGCTCTGTCCCAGACTAGTAAATATTAAAGGGCTGGGGTGAGTGTTTCAAAATGGGAGGAAGTGTAGTAAGAACAGGAGTGTGTTTACTATCACAGAATACAGTATAGGAAACACACCAAGatcaaagacttttattttaccTAAAAGTAAAAGTCAAGGAGTATTATTGTATTACCACTATAGTTTTTTGGCTAATTACTTTTACCTTACATAATACTAACATGGATTTATATCATATGAtgtatttatataacatatattactaCTTCGACAACATAAATGAATAACAGCTAAGGTACGAAGAAACCATCAAAACCCTCTATATATACTTACTCATGGATAAAATATAACAGACTGTACTTTCTCCAGTCACCTTTAGTGTCTTCAGATATTTACAAGTAATGAAACTATGTTTGACCAATTATGTGTAAATCCTGGGATGTACATATTATTAACCTTAACTCAATGCATACCTACATATCTACACTTATGTCCAAGGCTTTATAtccaatgtatacatgtatatgtgtctcCATATCTCACCTTCTCTATCTTGAAGAATACTGGGTTCCAAATGCTAGGCCAGCCCTTACATGACATAGCCAAAATATCTGGAAATTTCCATATCCTTCTCCCTCTGAAGGAAAAGCTGCGGTTTTCCCAGAGAGGTGTACTTGGCAgcattttctctctcctgttgagcccgcctcttcatggcctccctctctggtctctgctctTGTGTGATGGGCTGTGAGATGACTGGCCCTGGAATGTCGACTTTCCTCCATGGAATTGGTTGGTGGCTGAAGTCTTGCAGTAGATATTGGATTTGAggtttgggaggtgatggggccttGTTCTTGTCAGCAGAGGCAAGCTCCCTCTGTAGTGAAGGGTCAGATGATGCCCTGTAGGATACTGGCCTACAGACAGCTGGCTGAGGCCCAGTGCAAGACTGGATGGGGTTGGTTATGTTATCTCGTATGGCACTGGTAGGAATAGGCAGAACTGGCTTGTCAGAGGCCATCAAAGAAGTGCTGGCAGGAGCTGGTTTAGATGGCTTGAGTGTGGTAGACTGAGCTGAGTCAGAATGAGGTCTCACAGGGTACAGTGCAGGGGCCCTGTGTGAAGCCAGGGGGAGAGGCTTTTTAGAAATAGGTCTTGTTTGTGGCATGTCCAGGGCTGGAAAAGCTAGAGGTACTAATTTGACCTTGCCAGGTGGGGGCAGCTTATACTGGGATGGAGATGGATGACACTCCCTGtaagcatttctctctgttttctgagcaTTGCTTGGGGTTTTACCAGGGCCTCGGCCATTACATGGCACATCCAGAAGTGATGTGGTGGCTGGGCCTGTCCTGGGATCTTTGTTGCTGCTGAAGTTTAGCCGAGCCCGGGAGGAAGAGATGCCAGttttcttctcactcttcttCCCCAGTGGGTGAAAGACTTGCACGGATTCTAGCATGTGCATGCCGAGGTGAGTTCGAGGCTTTTTAAAGCTGTTGTGGCTGAGCTCAGGtggattcctcttcctctggttCTTTGGCATGGTGGTGTTTTCGTCTGCCTTGACTCTGTTCCTTGACTGCTTGAGCTCCTCTGTTTTCTTGCACTTGTTTTCTCTGGATCTCTTGGTCTTGTCTTGCCCCTGAGCCCTTGCTCTGCTGGGCATGCTGGGTGTGGCTTTCTGGGCTTTGTCCTCCAAGTTCTTAGGCATGTTGTCAATAGCCCCTTCACTGGACCCAGCACTGCCCAtagcctcttcttcctccaggtcCTGGAGCTGGATTCTGGCCTGAGGAGACCCATCTAGCACATCAGAGGCTTTCTGGCCATCCTTTCTCACTTGGTCCACGGGTACACTGATGTTGCTGGAGCTTTCCTGGACCTGATCTCTACTGATGTCTTTGTATAGGGTTGCTGTGGGATCTTGCAATGGGTTCATATCAGTGATTGAGTTGAAGAGTCTGGGAAGGTGAATATCTGCCACCagtgtagtcatgtctgcaaagtccatgctggagcCCATCGCACTCTGCAGCAccccaggctcatcctgaccaagGCTACTGCTTCCCAAGGTGGCATTGtcaggagaaagcttctgttTTAGGATCCCTGAATCAGTGTAGTTCAGGGCCTGCTGCATGTTGGCATGTGCTAAAGGGAGAAGTGAtgggtcttggttttcttttatgcccTCATAGGCATCCAGAGGTGTTAATAGATCATCTGTCATCAAATCCAAGTTGTTATTCTCTGTTTGTACCAAGATTGGGGCAGGAGTCAAgggcaggaattctgaaggactgtctatGGGGGCAGTTAATGACCAGTCCCCATGGACAGGTAGTGACTTCTGAACATCCTGCATGCTGGCATTCCAGAGGTCTGGACTCTGCAGCAGACAGAGTGTCTGGCATGCAGCTGTCAATCCCAGGGTTGTCTCCTTTTTCGCcactgaaaaagagtcaaggaagaagtCAGTGCCTGGTAAGTGAGGTGCTCCCCACTCTTCAGTGCTCCTCAGTACTCAGACCCCTACAGCAGTGTGGAAGTCATTCCTATGAGCTCTGCTTGAATAGCACAGGCGGCACCTCTGTTGAGAGACTTGTGACCACTCTCTTATTTCTGGTAAACATGTGATATCATGATTTCtcagatgtttgtgttttcctcggTGTTTGTGTGTCGTGTGTATGCATAGTGATCATGGGGAGGTGACAGAATTGCCTGGGGTTGTGGttgtccctttcctttccttttgtgtttgaAAGAGTGACCCTCATTTCTGTGGAAGTTTGATATCAGGCAGGTTGTCTGGTCCATAATTTTCAAGAACTTGCTCATGTCTTGCAACTCTTGGCATTACTCAAATTCCCCCTGTTGCCTGAGTTTCTAAATTGGTCAGGTATCCAAACCCAGTTTCTCACTCCTGCAAGGCAATCTTTTCAACAACTCTGGATTTCTTCCAGCTCCACATTTCACAGTCTTATTATTAATGATTTGAATATTGGTTTAAGAAGGTGAAATCTTTAGCTTGGGTTATCTTTGTAGTTTAGAACATATCCTAGTTATCATGTATAGCCTTGGATCTCCTCTGAATAACCATAGCAAAAGAAaattggagagagagggggaatgatgaggggagagagagagagagagagagagagagagagagagagagagagagaaagagaaagagaaagagagagagaggagagagaagagagagaatgagagagaagcttTGCCCAATTTAGCAGTTGTACTCTGGTATACCAGGTATACTGGACTCTCAATGCACTTATGGTTGAAAAAAACAGCagtgccagcacttggaatcACCAAGTAATACTTCTTCTAGGACAGATTTGGAATTGCAATGCTCTAGAATCAGAATTCAagtgagagaaaataaacagaatggTCTTGGTGTCCTCTACAGCTCCGAGGAATAGATTAGGAAGGAGGCGATTGCTGTGAATGGTGCATGGGACTGATTAGCTAGGTCAGGgacgtgtgtgtctgtggtgatgtccatggACATGTCTTAATGGAGGATGGATGCCACTCATTGCCCTGCATTGTCAGTCATTATAGAGACTGAAGATGGGGATGGTGAGCCAGAACAAGGCTGAGCTCTCAGGACTCCCAtttttcctccctgaggacatCCACTTCTGAAAGTTTGAGCTGTGTCTGCTTTGAGTGCAGATCTCAGTCCTCCCTCCTGGCTCTACTCACCTTGAAGAATGGTGTCTGGCTTGTCTTGAGCAGGTGTGGCATAGTAGATGGCAGATGTGGAGAAGGGTGTTTGGACATTTGTTGACTGAATCTCCTTTGGCATCATCACCATCTCTGGTTGCAAGGCAGAGGCCTGACCCCCAGAGGAGGACACAGAGCCACAGGCCTGCAGGCACTGCCCAAGTTCTCCAGGCATCAGTGGGCCCAGGCTGTTGAATTCATTGTAATAGACCTGGCTTTCCTCCAGGTAGGAAGGTGCTAGGCTGTATCCCTGATTTGGTACCTGTGGTGGTGAGGCCTGAAAAAAGCTGGCAGAAAGTATTGGATAGGAGAGGACTAAGGCATTgggatctaaaatattatcacccTGGGCTGtcctagagaaggaggagaatgtgGTATTCTGATCAATGACAGTTACAGTGAAGTCCTGGAGTGCAGCTCCCCTCTGGTCAGTGTTTCCCATGGGACCACACTGCAGAACACCTGGATAGGAGAGTGGTGAGGCAGTGATCTGGCCCTGGTCAGTCAATGCAGTCACCATGGTTGTGCCAACTGGTAGGTAGGGGTAGGCACTGTCCACGAGCTGCTGGCAACAAGTGCTGGAGTCTGATGGCAGGAGCCATGCTGCACTCACAGCTGGAATAGAGACCCTGGAGAAGTTGCACACACTTCCTGCTAAGGGCATGGCATTCCTCAGCCCAGGCACAGAGGGCTGCAGAACACATTCTTTTCCAAAGAAAGGTGCACTTTGGaaattttctgtaggaagcaagaGGAAAATTGGAagagggtgagatggaatctgtgTGTCTTCCCTTGAAGATCTTTGTTATCTCCCATTTGTACAGTCTGGGAGAGTCTGAGACCCATTTTCCCTCACATATCCCACACAAATGGTTCAGAATGATTCTTGCTAAAGGATAGGATGGCACTCAGTTAGTGAGCTGCCTGTTCTTCCTGTGCTGGCATGGACTTCCTAGTTGATCCACGTTGACTCTTGCTCTAACCTAGACAACAGCCTTCTTTGCCCtgctttgtcttgttctgattcctgctgtggcactgcctcacacctgtgtcccagaacagaagtgtttaaagtaggagaaccttagacagcttctcatgcctgtgcctttgttctgttctgtgtaGACCTTCCTCAATGTAGACAGAGAAAGAGTCTCTacctagatcagtctggccttgaaatcacacagaCTGGCCTGTCTCTGCATCAGAGTGCTGGCATGGTAGGTTCCTTCCATGTCCACCAGGCTTGGTTCTACtctgagctttctttttttttggtgatatatatttttaattttacaatacccttcagttctacatatcagccatgggttcccctattctcccccctcccacaccctccccttacccccagcacaccctccattcccacctcctccaagacaagtcctcccccaaggactgtgatcaacttggtagactcagtccagggaggtccagtcccttcctcccagactaagccaagtgtccctgcaaaagttcctggtttcaaacagccaactcatggaatgagcacaggacttggtcccactgcctagatgcctcccaaactgatcaagccaatcaactgtctgaGCTTTCTTAATGAAATGATGGACCAGGACTTTCATAGATAAGAACTGTATTTAGCTAAGAATCCCTTGTCTTCTAGCTCCTTCTGTTCCCCACTAATTTTTATGTAAGTCActacttgttattttttaatataaattcagcacacatccaatatgactacatgaatacaacctgctgataATATTTCATGTTGACTGCCTATGTTTCAAGTGACAGTTTGGGATTTCTAATGTAGCATGGGGTTCATCTCTGAATAAgattgtttcttaattaaaagttGGTTACATGGATTCTTCAATGAACACTTCCacagtaattgttaatttctAGTAACTCTCCTAGTTGGGAATCCTTGTGAGAATCCGTGCACACACTGGTGTGTGAGTTCTTGTCCAGAGAACAGCTGACTGTGGAGTAGTCAGCCCATGTTGATAACATCCAAACCTACCAAAAGATGAGGAGAATGCTGTAGAAGATGGGCTGGATAGAGGGTAAGATCCAGGGACTAGAGCTGGACATTGTTTTCTATATGTGACAGGAAACCTTTACCTAGACTAATCTCAACAGTGTGGCTGCCTAATAATGGGTTGGGATATGAAAatttcttgtgcctttttatttactctgtggttATCTGTAACATTAGTTGCAAACTACCTTTGTGTATATCCAGGGTTATTTCTGCAGTTTGTCTTCTTTTAGGTCCATATTTTCCAGCCTCAGTAAGAACCAAATCTAAATATGACATTCAATTCGAGATATCTCTATCAGCATCAACATTATACCCtttacacaaaaatttaaagtatagtAAAAAATAAGGGTAAGTGATCCCTAAtttcattaatgttttaaaatttctttccttacctGCCATGGTCGGAGGGAGAGTATCAGCAATCCACAGTACAATGGAGCAAGAGAATTGTTTGTCCTTGTCTGATCAACTGACCTGAGTGGCAAGTGTGTCCGGTATCAGACAGCACTTACTGGTCACTGGTCACAGGTGACCTGTGATGATCCAAATTTGTTTACAGgcatcaccatggcaaccccAAGAACCTACCAGGGCTGGTAGGTTGGGTTGAAGGGTGAATGATGTCATAAACGGGGCAGCAGCCAATGAGAAAGTCGGATTCTGAGCTAACAGGTGGGATTGGTtggagaggatgccaggagaCTAACAGTAGCCATGCAGGCTGAGGTGTGCTAGTGAGAGGAGGCAATCCTGGCCTGGAAGTTTCCCTTTCAGGAGGTTTAGTCCAGGATATTGGCAGAGCTTCTTATAACGTTCATTGATGAAGCTGTGTCTGTTGTTCCTATTAGGTGTTACCTTCCAGGAGTGAGTGTGCTTTCAGCATTCACTGTACATACAGTCAGTTCCCTTGGGCAGGAAGGAGAGTTcggcatgggaggagggaactcGGATGAGAAACTGTATCCGTTGATCTGGTTTATGAGCCATCATCATCAGTCCATGACCCAAGGAAGAGATCAATGGGCTCCATTGTGACTGTGCTAAAGGACAGAGTTGAGTGTATTGAGAGCATTTTAGATGATGAACTCCAAGAATCTTCtctttgggtttcttctcctaGATGCCTTTCTTAGTCTTTGTTGCTCCAGACATGATTCatatctctcttctctgcttttcatccctTTTTGGTAGGGTTTGATTCTTGGACTAGGGTGAACCTGTATCTTTAAAATGGGAGGGAAGCTTCATGGTGGACTTCCAGAAGCAGTGTTCTTCTGGTCATCATGAAGATGCTTGTAATTGGATGCTGCTGGTTGCAGCAAGCACCTGAGGGGTAACCCCTGTTGTTTGGGTGCTCATCTTATGTCTCACTCTGGTGTCAGACACATGGGCATTCTTTGTATCTTGCCTCCCTTCTTACAGTATTGAGGTTGTTAGTCATTGAGTCTGGCCACCTTCTCTCTTCATCCACAAATATAAtgagtgtgacagttactgaacctTCTTCCTCCTGGCAACAGTCTCTGCAGAATCCTGCGCTTCTAGCATTCTCTACCATGGTTTTTTCTCTGAGAAAGGGCTAAATAGAGACTGGAGCACCTTGAGCAGGAAGGCATTTGTTGGTATGTGGCGGTGGATTACATGAAAAAATCAATGTAAGTGTTTTTGTGAGTGTTGCATCTTGATGGAAAGGGATCCTGGCTGTTGAGAACCAAGGAAAAGCACAAAGTGAACTTAAGCACAGCAGCTTAAATCTCTGCTCCAGGGAAAGCTTTCAGCAATGTAACAACTCTGCTTTGTTAGGGGAGGTTATCCCCCAGGGAAATGTTACATTTctgttctgctctgctcctgtgtggctaatgttctctctctgctctgctcccttctgACAAAAAATGGTCTCACACAAccctcattcaagagatttattttagGGGAAGGGTCCAGGAGGGAGACTTCCTCTGCAAGAAGAAATAAGGCACCTACCAATTGAACAGGTACAGGGCTTATGTAGGGCTTCTTAGTCAGGGAGTTTTTCCAGGATGAAGCTTTCCAGGATAAGAATTGCTCAGATTCCAATCCCTGAGTTTGGACAAACCCATAGATTGGTTTGATTATGTTCTGtaggttttcctgctcagggattggttggtttttgtgctgAGTGGGTCAGGGGCAGAATGTGTGTCTTCGACTCTGGTTTCAGGgcaaaagtgtgtttctttcacaggcccttttttttacagttttcacTCTGGTTTCAGGGCTTGAATGTGTTTCTTTGACTGGCTCATCTGTCCTAcaatatttcttcatatttgaaaaataaaacaacccattTCCCATCTCAATCTATAACACAGACaggaatatattttgtttaaatatgggtaaaccttttttctttcctcagtttGGTTGAGTTTGTTATTCTCTTCGGTCACTCACTGGTGGGTTCATAGACTGTCTTATGGCAGGGTGTAGTGtgcatttatatacctttcttattCTAACTGCCTCAACAAGCACTACTATGAcagtgtctgtcagtcagtcctCATTGAAAATGACCCTGGAGCCTGTTTAGTCCTCCTCCTGCATTCACATGAGCTGTCAGCACTATCCCTTGGGACCTCTTTTACACTGAGCTAGTGCTGTAGCTTGCAGCTACACGCCCAGCTCAGTAGAACTGTTCCTCCATGCAGATTGTTTCATGTTTTATAGTGCTTGGCAAAGCTCTGCAAAAAGACTGTCCTTTTTTTATAGGCCAGTATGCTGCCTTTGTCTTTCAACCTTGCAGTTTCCTTCATGACTGTTCACTTCTCAGATAATGTGACACATTCCAAGTTGTAATGACTGTAATTTGGAAGGTTCATCCAGGCTCCTGGTTATAGAACATTCTGAAAAATGTGTGTTCTTATAACAGCATAGACTGAAGTGAATCTGGGCCTGTGTTATTGAGAAGTCTGAGAGTTGATCAAAAAATGAGAGATACATAGATAatgtatatagatagatgatagatagatagatagatagatagatagatagatagatagaactgagttctgtgtttaattttcatttctgtgctttttatttttaaacatttggatgatatttttcattcagtgtAATAATTAACTTACTAATTCTAAAAATCTATAGCGGTTTTAGTTTCTGAACCTTCTattcctcctaatccttttcCATGTCCCCACTAATCAGTTCCTACTATCTTTCTGttgctctttagaaaagaaaatgctttcaagAGGTAACAAatcaatatggaaaaataaaactgtgGGACAGCATCCCTAGGAAAATGAATGTAAGTTAAATAACTTGAAAATGGTATCCTGCATGGGGGAAAATGGCACTCCCTGAAGACATATGCCTGCTAAATGCTAAGGGCTCAAGCCTCAGGAGATGTTGGCCAAGAAGGTCCTTAGGACTTCCCAGAataggaaaaattattttattcctatTGAAGTTATGAGCCCAAAGTAGAATAGCACCAAACTGATTGAGTAGCAGGCTATGAAGCAGTCAGACTTGCTGCAAGCTGGAACCCCCTCCTGATAGCAGGCTGGCTTTCATAGAACAAGCCAGACTCTTCCATCACTTTGGGGGACAATTCTCAGAAATTTCCCTATTAGGTTGTTGGCTGTCTCTCTCACATAATAAAATGTCAAGACAGTTGAGTATACTGCTACAGAGAAGGCACAGATTTTAGGTACATTCACAACAACTCTCCAatgatatgtgtacacatgcacagatgGGAAATCTTATCATGTAATGCAATTCACCACAAAATTTCTTCAGACTGAGGAGTTCTAGGTCCCAGAGGAAAGactatttctattgtttttttttttttgactagaatgattggtgtttacatttccctTCTAAACCTTTGTGGTTTTGCAGGAGATTAATGTAGTTTCAGGTGCAGCTGTAATTGTTACAGTCTGACTCTTTGCTGGCCTTCCATTggcattgtttctgttgctgttggagAGAGCTGTCATTGTTTAGGCT
The nucleotide sequence above comes from Peromyscus maniculatus bairdii isolate BWxNUB_F1_BW_parent chromosome 1, HU_Pman_BW_mat_3.1, whole genome shotgun sequence. Encoded proteins:
- the LOC102907122 gene encoding uncharacterized protein C2orf78 homolog translates to MAENFQSAPFFGKECVLQPSVPGLRNAMPLAGSVCNFSRVSIPAVSAAWLLPSDSSTCCQQLVDSAYPYLPVGTTMVTALTDQGQITASPLSYPGVLQCGPMGNTDQRGAALQDFTVTVIDQNTTFSSFSRTAQGDNILDPNALVLSYPILSASFFQASPPQVPNQGYSLAPSYLEESQVYYNEFNSLGPLMPGELGQCLQACGSVSSSGGQASALQPEMVMMPKEIQSTNVQTPFSTSAIYYATPAQDKPDTILQVAKKETTLGLTAACQTLCLLQSPDLWNASMQDVQKSLPVHGDWSLTAPIDSPSEFLPLTPAPILVQTENNNLDLMTDDLLTPLDAYEGIKENQDPSLLPLAHANMQQALNYTDSGILKQKLSPDNATLGSSSLGQDEPGVLQSAMGSSMDFADMTTLVADIHLPRLFNSITDMNPLQDPTATLYKDISRDQVQESSSNISVPVDQVRKDGQKASDVLDGSPQARIQLQDLEEEEAMGSAGSSEGAIDNMPKNLEDKAQKATPSMPSRARAQGQDKTKRSRENKCKKTEELKQSRNRVKADENTTMPKNQRKRNPPELSHNSFKKPRTHLGMHMLESVQVFHPLGKKSEKKTGISSSRARLNFSSNKDPRTGPATTSLLDVPCNGRGPGKTPSNAQKTERNAYRECHPSPSQYKLPPPGKVKLVPLAFPALDMPQTRPISKKPLPLASHRAPALYPVRPHSDSAQSTTLKPSKPAPASTSLMASDKPVLPIPTSAIRDNITNPIQSCTGPQPAVCRPVSYRASSDPSLQRELASADKNKAPSPPKPQIQYLLQDFSHQPIPWRKVDIPGPVISQPITQEQRPEREAMKRRAQQERENAAKYTSLGKPQLFLQREKDMEISRYFGYVM